The DNA sequence TATGTCAGCAACGTGGCGTTTTGATGGATGTGGATTCGACAGCACAGGAACAGGACAGGCTCGGTGCAGTGCATAGGATTCCAGTAGAAGTAGAAGCTTCATTCTCATAACGGCTACATTTTCCCACAAAAATAATTTCCTTTTTAGAAGACCGTTACTCTTATCTTGTCTTCTCTTTCTCCCCTTAAACCCCGATCCATTACTCTCCTCCACCATCACCATGACGGTCGCCAGCACCAAGAGACTCTTCAAGATCACGCTCTCTCTCCTCCGCCTCGGCTTCAACTCCTCCAAATGGTACTACTCTTCgtctttctctttctcattAAACGACACACAAATAACCCAAACGACTCTTGCAGCAAAACGGCAGCCAAGATGGCCGTGGCCAGGATCAAGCTGCTGAGGAACAAGCGAGAGGTGGTCGTGAGGCAGATGCGTCGCGACATTGCTCTTCTTCTCCAGTCTGGTCAAGACGCCACCGCTCGCATCAGggtaataatttcaaaatacattcttttttttaatgaaaattaatacaaaaatgtCAATGCTTCTTCATTGTTCTTAACCTAATTCTTCTTGGACCCTTCCATGTTATTCTGCATCTGTTTCTTTGCTTCCCAaaccttccttcttcttttttgttggtTCTCTTCTTCATTCTCTCTAAACTGCTCCTGAATCCTTCAAGGCTGGAGCTTTGATGCTAGTTGGTAGAATCTTGATAAACTTTTAGGGGGAAATTGCACATGTAAAACATGGCAGAACTTTGAGAGTCAACACCTCCCAATATCTGCATAAAGCTAATTAACTAATTAGTGGTAACTTATTAATGGTGTTATCTATAACAATTAACAAGATGAGGTCACgtttaattttctaattcttaCCAAAAGTTATTCTTAAATGACAACTTTTCATGTCATGAAGAAAGAGCATTTTGTGGGAAGTTGTATCTAATGTAAAGATTCATGATAACTTATTGGCATGTTCTAGTCAAAAGACACGAGACATTAATTAGCAACTTTGACTTATATCATTATATTGGGCTTGGTAGTCGTAGGTTTCAAATGCTTAAGGTTGTAGATGCCGGTATTTTTAGTCACTTCGGGGATACTTAGAAAGGGTTAGAATTTGTAACGAGAGTATTTAGCTTTTATTTCAGTAAGGAACTTTTAAAGAGCGTCGTGATGAAGGTCAGTTGATAGTATCTTTTGATCGTCGCAATAGCTAAGCGTCACAAGATTTCTTTCCTATTTATGACTATTGTGGCATCTCGTGTCTCGATGCTTGAGACGTCTCAAGAACATTTTCTATGTTGAAGTGTGCCAAGCCACTTATTAAATCAGAATTCCTACTTCTCAATAAGCTTTTTCATCATGATATcctttttaaactaaataaagcTAACTAATAGTAAAGATGAGGCCACATGCAATTTTCTAGTATTTACCAAAAATTATCCTTAAATGATGAATTTTGATGTAATAAAGAAAGAGCATTTAGTTTGAAATTGTATCTAATGTATATATTCATGGGAATTAGTCCAACGATATAGTTTAACTGGGATTGATTATGATAGTTTTGTTTGGTTGTTTTCCTTTGTGACTGTGGTTAATAGCGATGAGAAATGCTCACTTTTTGAGTAGGTTATCAAATgccaattttatttgataattgagATGACTATTTTGTGACTTTTACATAACGATTTTTGTGGCTTTGTAGGTTGAGCATGTCATGAGAGAGCAAAATGTTTTGGCTGCAAATGAGTTCATTGAACTCTTCTGTGAATTAGTGGTGGCCAGGCTCGCAATCATTTCAAAGCAAAAGTAAAGTGTTTCGGAACTCATTATCTTATTATAAAAGTGACAGgcttgaaattctgatactaaTCCTACTTGTTTCAGGGAATGTCCAGCAGATTTGAAAGAAGGAATTGCTAGCTTGATATTTGCAGCCCCTAGGTGCTCTGAAATCCCAGAACTTGTGGCACTTAAGAATATCTTTGAGAAGAAATATGGGAAAGATTTTGTATCTGCAGCTGTTGATCTAAGACCTAGCTGCGGTGTAAATCGCCAGGTAAGCCTTTTTCTGACTGCAATTTAGCTTGTATTTGCTTACAAAGAAGCAGCCTTTTGGATTTTTGGATTTTGATGCTTGATTGTCAGTAAACTACTTAATTTCTATTAATCCTCAAGTATTCATACTAGTGTTGTGAATGGCCATGAATTTTTAGTTGATCGAAAAGCTCTCAGTACGAACACCACCTGGTGAAGTAAAATTGAAAGTGTTGAAGGAAATAGCTAAGGAACATCATATTGATTGGGATACTACAGATAGCGAGAAAGAACTTCTCAAGCCTCCAGAAGAGCTAATAGTACGTTTTGTGTCTTGGTCTCCCTTGCTTGCTTATGCTTTGTCTCAAATTTTCATTGATGATTTGGCTCTTTCTCTCGTCAGGTAGGGCCAAGTGCTTTTGTCAGTGCCAGCAGCCTACCAGTGAAGCCTTCTACAGTTATGTCGGTGGATTCAAATAAACCCGCTACTAGGTGATGCatatatttatagattttacCCTATTGGATATGTGCATTATATTGTCATCAACTTATTCTCTAATTGGATTTTCTGGTGATTTGTCAGATTATCGAGGGGTGGAAAACCCGATGCCGAGCATTACAAAGATTCTAAGTCTGCTGCCGAAGCAGCAGCTGAGGCAGCTAAGCAAGCAATTGCTGCTGCTGAAGTTGCTGCTTATATGGCTATGAAGGACTATAATAATGAAGCTCCTCAACCATATGCTTACAATGATAAGTTGTATAACTCAGGAGTCAACTCTGGGACCTTCCAATCAAACAATCCTGCAAAATGCACCCTGAACATGACACCTAAATCTTTAACTGAGGAGAAAATGTACAGGTCACAGAGCTTACCAAGATCTGATCATATGAACAATGAGGAGGATGCATTGCCTAACCAATATGGTGGAAATGATTATAGGAGGCACAGCTACCATCCAGCTTCCGCACATTCAGATATTAAGTTTGATGAATCAAGTTGTGATGAAGAAATTGAAGCAGAAGAGCCTCCTCCGGTTACTATGCCCCCTAATCGGCTTCCACCACCGGTACCCTCATCTCTGGCTAAACAGGAAAGCCACATTCGTGTTCATCCCAAATTGCCAGATTATGATGAACTTGCTGCCCGCTTTGATGCACTAAAATTCAAGAAGTCACAATCCTGAACCCACTTTAGCAACCAACCGTTTATGAatctattaaattaatttatacacaataaatacatataagaatagtatattttgttatatagaGATACTAAGAATGTATTGGATGCTAAACTTTGCTATGTATGGTTCTGCCTCAGCATGTTATAGTTGTTTCTGGTATAGTATTATTTTCTTCGTTTCGATTCTCAATAATAATATTCCATCATTCTGACTAGTGAAAAACATCACAATGTGAACTTTCTGAATGATTTTTGCGTTaagcttattatttttttacggaTCGAGGTCTACCTAGatcatcaaaatcaagaaaaaatcaagaaaaatagttaaattagttatttttatataatactaatataaattcaatttttattccaAATGTATCGTTAAGAATAATTGGCTTAAGTGATAATTATAGACATAGTGACACTCCTCATAATTTAAGGAATATTTTTTCAACCAGAATGATTTATGTTGTTAATAACTCATTAAATGCATTCAATTTTATAAAGAATGATTAACATCTTAATACATTTAATGTCATGCTAACTAGTATTCTTAAATACTGGTTGGCATTTGTCTACATCTAAAatcatcatatattttttataattgagataaaaaaaaaatactaccatttgtctttttaaatacatgttataaataatatttacactTAAATATAATGGGGGGTATTAACCTTTTCTCAAGTCAATTCAATTCAACTCTTCTACGATATGTTTCCTTCTACAgtatgttttattaaaa is a window from the Glycine max cultivar Williams 82 chromosome 2, Glycine_max_v4.0, whole genome shotgun sequence genome containing:
- the LOC100814817 gene encoding IST1-like protein, which translates into the protein MTVASTKRLFKITLSLLRLGFNSSKCKTAAKMAVARIKLLRNKREVVVRQMRRDIALLLQSGQDATARIRVEHVMREQNVLAANEFIELFCELVVARLAIISKQKECPADLKEGIASLIFAAPRCSEIPELVALKNIFEKKYGKDFVSAAVDLRPSCGVNRQLIEKLSVRTPPGEVKLKVLKEIAKEHHIDWDTTDSEKELLKPPEELIVGPSAFVSASSLPVKPSTVMSVDSNKPATRLSRGGKPDAEHYKDSKSAAEAAAEAAKQAIAAAEVAAYMAMKDYNNEAPQPYAYNDKLYNSGVNSGTFQSNNPAKCTLNMTPKSLTEEKMYRSQSLPRSDHMNNEEDALPNQYGGNDYRRHSYHPASAHSDIKFDESSCDEEIEAEEPPPVTMPPNRLPPPVPSSLAKQESHIRVHPKLPDYDELAARFDALKFKKSQS